In Rickettsia endosymbiont of Gonocerus acuteangulatus, the following are encoded in one genomic region:
- a CDS encoding MFS transporter: protein MLSYKKEQVSLTRNQKEAIGLLSIGTFLEYFDLMLYVHMAVLLNDLFFPEADPRAATLYFAIAFCSTYVFRPIGALIFGWIGDTIGRKATVIITTFLMSLCCLVMANLKTYAEIGITATIVITVCRIAQGMSSMGEVIGAELYLTEMFKVPQRY from the coding sequence ATGCTGAGTTATAAAAAAGAGCAAGTTAGTTTAACTCGCAATCAAAAAGAAGCCATAGGCTTACTATCTATAGGCACATTTCTCGAATATTTCGACCTCATGCTATATGTTCATATGGCAGTACTTCTAAATGATCTATTTTTTCCTGAAGCTGATCCACGAGCAGCAACTCTTTATTTCGCTATTGCGTTTTGTTCAACATATGTATTTAGACCTATCGGGGCTTTAATATTTGGCTGGATAGGTGACACTATAGGGCGTAAAGCAACAGTTATTATTACAACTTTTTTAATGTCGCTTTGCTGCCTTGTAATGGCTAATTTAAAGACTTATGCCGAAATTGGTATTACTGCAACTATTGTAATAACAGTATGCCGAATTGCACAAGGTATGTCCTCTATGGGGGAAGTAATAGGGGCAGAACTTTACTTAACTGAAATGTTTAAAGTTCCTCAACGTTATTAG
- the gyrA gene encoding DNA topoisomerase (ATP-hydrolyzing) subunit A yields MTDNNSSNLVPVNIEDEMKVSYLDYAMSVIVSRAIPDVRDGLKPVHRRIIYSMHEAGNHANRAYRKSARIVGDVMGKYHPHGDSAIYDSLVRMAQDFSLRLPLVDGQGNFGSLDGDAAAAMRYTESRMAKVAHKLIEDIDKETVSFNPNYDGSEEEPSVLPSMFPNLLVNGSGGIAVGMATNIPPHNLGEVIDACCLYVDNNDIEILDLLEVVKGPDFPTSGIILGVNGIKSAYLTGRGSIAIRGRAEIENLGNGRQAIIITEIPYMVNKARLVEKIAEMVKEKRIEGISDLRDESNKNGIRIYIELKKDIVTEVVLNQIYSCTQLQTSFGVIMLALKDGLPKVMNLKEVIAAFVSFREVVITNRTIYLLNKARDKAHILLGLTIAVSNIDEIIHIIKAASDPNAAKQELMARSWDALNILPLVKLVDDKAMLNEEGKCSFTEAQAKAILEMRLQRLTAMEKNKLEEDLKNLATEITEYLNILGSRERLLEILKEELIKVKEEFATPRLTSIEFGEFDQDIEDLIQREEMVVTVTLGGYIKRVPLSSYRAQKRGGKGRSGLSMRDEDITTQVFVGSTHTPMLFFSNIGQVYSLKLYKLPLSNPQGKGRPMVNILPLKGDEYITNIMPLPENQDEWDNLNIMFATAKGNIRRSDLLDFKKIQSNGKIAIRLDEDDKLIDVKPCKEDEHILLATKSGKALRFPVESLRVIKSRTSDGVRGMRLAEDDSVISMTVLRGIKATREERDAYLSISWEKRLEIAKGEEFNIEELGVDLTAESILEMANSEEFILTVTENGFGKRSSAYGYRITDRGGSGIINMDINDKTGLVVGVMPVKMDDELMLITNSGKLIRCKLETVRITGRNTSGVTLFRLDEGEKVVSASLIAESSDDNEEDSEFEEEVVVEGSEE; encoded by the coding sequence GTGACTGATAACAATTCTTCTAATTTAGTACCGGTAAATATTGAAGATGAGATGAAAGTATCTTATCTTGACTATGCTATGAGCGTCATAGTAAGTAGGGCAATACCGGATGTTCGAGATGGCTTAAAGCCGGTACATCGTCGTATCATCTACTCAATGCATGAAGCAGGTAACCATGCTAACAGAGCTTATAGAAAATCCGCTAGAATAGTCGGTGACGTGATGGGTAAATACCATCCGCACGGGGATAGTGCTATTTATGATTCGTTAGTGCGTATGGCTCAAGATTTTTCACTGCGTTTACCGCTTGTTGATGGGCAGGGTAATTTTGGCTCATTGGATGGTGACGCTGCGGCGGCAATGAGGTATACCGAATCACGTATGGCAAAAGTAGCTCATAAACTGATTGAGGATATTGATAAAGAAACTGTCAGCTTTAACCCAAACTATGATGGTTCTGAAGAAGAGCCTTCAGTGCTGCCTTCTATGTTCCCGAACTTACTAGTAAACGGAAGTGGTGGTATTGCGGTTGGTATGGCAACTAATATTCCGCCTCATAATCTTGGTGAGGTTATCGATGCTTGTTGTTTATATGTAGATAATAACGATATAGAAATTTTAGACCTGTTAGAAGTTGTTAAAGGTCCTGACTTCCCTACAAGCGGGATCATTTTAGGTGTTAATGGTATTAAATCAGCGTATTTAACAGGTAGAGGTAGCATTGCTATAAGAGGACGTGCTGAGATCGAGAATTTAGGCAATGGTCGTCAAGCAATTATTATTACCGAAATACCTTATATGGTAAATAAAGCAAGACTTGTTGAAAAGATTGCTGAAATGGTTAAAGAAAAGCGTATTGAGGGTATAAGCGATTTACGTGATGAATCGAATAAAAACGGTATAAGAATCTATATTGAACTAAAGAAAGATATTGTCACTGAAGTAGTTTTAAACCAAATATATTCCTGTACGCAGCTTCAAACTAGCTTTGGCGTTATAATGCTTGCTCTAAAAGATGGCTTGCCTAAGGTAATGAATTTAAAAGAAGTAATAGCGGCTTTCGTTAGCTTTAGGGAAGTAGTTATCACTAACCGCACTATATATCTACTGAATAAAGCAAGAGATAAAGCTCACATTTTACTTGGGCTAACTATTGCTGTTAGTAATATCGACGAAATAATCCATATTATAAAAGCTGCAAGTGATCCGAATGCTGCTAAACAAGAATTAATGGCACGTAGTTGGGATGCATTAAATATTCTGCCACTTGTGAAGCTAGTCGATGATAAGGCAATGTTGAATGAAGAGGGGAAATGTAGCTTTACCGAAGCTCAAGCAAAGGCAATTTTAGAGATGAGATTGCAACGCTTAACCGCTATGGAAAAGAATAAGCTTGAGGAAGATTTAAAGAATCTTGCTACTGAGATTACTGAATATTTAAATATTTTGGGTTCACGTGAGAGGTTACTTGAAATTTTAAAAGAAGAGTTAATTAAGGTTAAAGAAGAGTTTGCAACTCCTCGTCTTACCTCGATTGAATTTGGTGAGTTTGACCAAGATATAGAAGATTTAATCCAGCGTGAAGAAATGGTAGTAACTGTAACGCTTGGTGGTTATATAAAGCGTGTGCCTCTAAGTAGTTATAGAGCTCAAAAACGAGGTGGTAAGGGCAGGTCAGGGCTTTCAATGCGTGATGAGGATATAACAACACAAGTTTTTGTCGGTAGTACTCATACGCCAATGTTATTCTTCTCGAATATCGGGCAGGTTTATAGCTTAAAGCTGTATAAGCTTCCTTTAAGTAATCCGCAAGGGAAAGGTCGCCCGATGGTTAATATATTACCACTTAAAGGTGATGAGTATATAACCAATATCATGCCGCTGCCTGAAAATCAAGATGAGTGGGATAATCTAAATATCATGTTCGCAACTGCTAAAGGTAATATTAGAAGAAGCGATTTATTAGATTTCAAAAAGATTCAGTCAAATGGTAAGATAGCAATTAGGCTTGATGAAGATGATAAGTTAATTGATGTAAAACCTTGTAAAGAAGACGAGCATATTTTACTAGCAACTAAGTCTGGTAAGGCTCTAAGATTCCCTGTTGAGTCGTTGCGTGTGATTAAGAGCCGTACTTCCGACGGAGTGCGTGGTATGAGACTTGCTGAAGACGATTCAGTGATTTCCATGACTGTCTTGAGAGGTATCAAAGCTACACGTGAGGAGCGAGACGCTTATTTATCCATATCGTGGGAGAAGAGATTAGAGATCGCAAAAGGTGAGGAGTTTAACATTGAGGAACTAGGCGTGGATTTGACTGCTGAATCTATTTTAGAAATGGCAAATTCTGAAGAGTTTATTTTAACAGTAACCGAAAACGGCTTTGGTAAAAGAAGCTCGGCTTATGGTTATAGGATTACTGACCGCGGCGGTAGTGGTATAATTAATATGGATATTAACGACAAAACCGGTTTAGTAGTCGGCGTTATGCCTGTTAAAATGGATGATGAGTTAATGCTTATCACCAATAGTGGTAAATTAATTCGCTGTAAACTTGAAACAGTACGTATTACAGGGCGTAATACTAGTGGTGTCACTTTATTTAGACTAGATGAGGGGGAAAAAGTTGTATCTGCTTCTCTAATTGCTGAAAGTTCTGATGATAATGAAGAAGACAGCGAGTTTGAAGAGGAAGTGGTAGTAGAGGGAAGCGAGGAGTAA
- a CDS encoding MFS transporter translates to MSVTLGATAALGIGTLVTSFGFDWRIAFWIGAAIAVIGAVARTNLRETPDFVNAKKRIKETVEQASIDSDRLKSSPIWKEKINKTTAFSLFFLQCGAPLWFYIGYIYCGNILKNSFDYNAAQVIHQNFIVCGTELISTIIVTYLAYRLHPLKILKVRLVIFSVVALTSPILLIISLMLLNYFYSNYLL, encoded by the coding sequence ATTTCTGTAACTCTGGGTGCAACGGCAGCATTAGGAATCGGAACACTTGTTACTTCTTTTGGCTTTGATTGGCGTATTGCGTTTTGGATTGGAGCAGCTATTGCTGTAATAGGAGCGGTTGCAAGAACTAATCTTAGAGAAACACCAGATTTTGTTAATGCAAAAAAACGAATAAAAGAAACTGTAGAGCAAGCTAGTATAGATAGTGATCGTCTAAAATCAAGTCCTATTTGGAAAGAAAAAATTAATAAAACAACAGCTTTTTCTTTATTTTTCCTACAATGTGGAGCACCATTATGGTTTTATATTGGCTATATCTATTGTGGTAATATATTAAAAAATTCTTTTGATTATAATGCAGCTCAGGTAATTCACCAAAATTTTATTGTTTGTGGTACAGAGTTAATAAGTACAATTATAGTTACTTATTTAGCTTATAGACTTCATCCTTTGAAAATTCTTAAAGTAAGGCTAGTAATATTTTCTGTGGTAGCTCTTACTTCTCCTATTTTATTAATAATATCTCTAATGCTACTGAATTACTTTTATTCCAACTATTTATTGTAG
- the tnpA gene encoding IS200/IS605 family transposase, giving the protein MSKYIHKSHNVTVLLYHMVFPAKYRRAVFDVSVDQVLREICLEIEKRYQIKFLEIGVDEDHVHFLVQSVPTYSVTKIVTTIKSVTARQIFRQCPQVKKQLWGGEFWTDGYFTSTVGKHGNENMIGKYVKNQGKEYQKLHEDHQLAFF; this is encoded by the coding sequence ATGAGCAAATATATACATAAAAGTCATAATGTTACGGTACTGCTGTATCACATGGTATTTCCAGCAAAATATCGCCGAGCAGTGTTTGACGTATCAGTTGATCAAGTATTACGAGAAATATGTTTAGAGATAGAAAAGAGATATCAAATAAAATTTTTAGAAATAGGGGTTGATGAAGATCATGTCCATTTTTTGGTACAATCTGTACCAACCTATAGCGTAACAAAAATAGTAACAACAATTAAAAGTGTTACAGCTCGTCAAATATTTAGACAGTGTCCACAGGTAAAGAAACAATTATGGGGTGGAGAATTTTGGACTGATGGATATTTTACGAGTACGGTAGGTAAGCATGGAAATGAGAATATGATAGGAAAATACGTAAAAAACCAAGGCAAGGAATATCAGAAACTGCATGAGGATCATCAGCTAGCTTTCTTCTAA
- the lon gene encoding endopeptidase La, translating to MNKKSLPLMALRDIVVFPGVIAPVFVGRQKSLHALSNTTISEEDNSKYILVTLQKKFDQENPNKNELYDVGILAKVIQIVKLPNTTAKILVEAIARVKISNIKGDEAFEANYEIIPDEEIFDAYNMRSLVDNAVQLFAKYAGSDKKINAEIIETINKEISETTNFINIINILASHLITSLEEKQRLLEETSPFKRISTIINILTSNIVNSETEQALQQRVKKQIEKTQRDYYLHEQMKAIQKELDEDKSDLAEFDKKIKAAKLSKEAREKAAAELKKLRTMNQMSAESGVTRNYLETLLSLPWGKYDNSKIDINQAEKILNRDHFGLEKVKERIIEYLAVLQRSSKIRGPILCLIGPPGVGKTSLIKSIAEGMGRKYTKFALGGVRDEAEIRGHRKTYLGSMPGKILTQLRKVKTSNPVMLLDEIDKMGSDFRGDPASALLEVLDPEQNSHFVDHYLELEYDLSNLIFIATANSYNLPRALIDRMEIIDISGYVEEEKIQIAKNYLVPKQFKMHKIKKDEITISDDAILDLIRYYTKESGVRSLEREIGALTRKALKQILADKKIKHISIDSSNLEEFLGARKYNFGLAEKKDQIGSTTGLAYTEVGGELLTIEALSFPGKGEIKTTGKLGDVMKESAMAAYSCFRSRAADFGLKYEDYKDSDIHIHVPAGAIPKDGPSAGCALFTTIVSLMTRILVRRTVAMTGEVTLRGNVLPIGGLKEKLLAASRGGIKTVLIPEENVKDLKDIPPNIRSSLEIIPVSNIDQVLEHALTKKP from the coding sequence ATGAATAAAAAATCACTGCCATTAATGGCACTGCGAGATATAGTAGTATTTCCTGGTGTAATTGCTCCTGTATTTGTAGGTAGGCAAAAATCCCTGCATGCTCTCTCTAATACTACAATTTCTGAAGAAGATAATAGCAAGTACATTTTAGTAACATTGCAGAAAAAATTTGATCAAGAAAATCCAAATAAAAACGAGCTTTATGATGTTGGCATACTTGCTAAGGTTATTCAAATAGTAAAATTGCCTAACACTACCGCAAAAATTTTAGTGGAGGCGATAGCAAGAGTAAAGATAAGTAATATTAAAGGTGATGAAGCATTTGAAGCAAATTATGAAATTATTCCTGATGAAGAAATATTCGATGCTTATAATATGCGGTCATTAGTTGATAATGCTGTGCAGTTATTTGCTAAATATGCAGGTAGTGATAAAAAAATCAATGCAGAAATTATTGAAACTATAAATAAAGAAATAAGTGAGACTACTAATTTTATAAATATTATAAATATTTTAGCCTCACATCTAATTACTTCTCTTGAAGAAAAACAACGCTTACTTGAGGAAACAAGTCCTTTTAAGCGTATCAGTACAATTATTAACATTCTTACATCAAATATAGTTAATTCAGAAACTGAACAAGCTTTGCAGCAAAGGGTAAAAAAACAAATAGAAAAAACCCAGCGTGATTATTATTTGCACGAGCAGATGAAAGCAATTCAGAAAGAGCTTGATGAAGATAAATCAGATCTTGCTGAATTTGATAAAAAAATTAAAGCTGCAAAACTATCAAAAGAAGCTAGAGAAAAAGCCGCAGCTGAACTTAAAAAGCTTCGTACTATGAACCAGATGTCAGCAGAATCCGGAGTAACACGTAATTACCTTGAGACGTTACTTAGCCTGCCTTGGGGTAAATATGATAATAGTAAAATCGATATTAACCAAGCTGAAAAAATCCTAAATCGTGATCATTTTGGCTTAGAGAAAGTTAAAGAGCGAATCATTGAGTATTTAGCAGTATTGCAGCGTTCCAGTAAAATTAGAGGTCCTATATTATGCTTAATCGGTCCTCCTGGGGTTGGTAAAACATCTTTAATAAAATCTATTGCCGAAGGGATGGGTAGAAAATACACCAAATTTGCTTTAGGTGGTGTTCGAGATGAGGCTGAAATTAGAGGGCATAGAAAAACTTATCTTGGCTCAATGCCTGGTAAAATCCTTACTCAGCTTAGGAAAGTTAAGACAAGTAACCCTGTTATGTTACTTGATGAAATAGATAAAATGGGTTCGGATTTTAGAGGTGATCCTGCATCAGCATTACTTGAGGTACTAGATCCTGAACAAAATAGCCATTTTGTCGATCATTATCTAGAATTGGAATATGATTTATCAAATTTAATATTTATTGCGACTGCTAACTCTTATAATTTACCTAGAGCTTTAATCGATAGAATGGAAATTATCGATATTTCAGGTTATGTAGAAGAGGAAAAAATTCAAATTGCTAAGAATTATTTAGTTCCTAAGCAGTTTAAGATGCATAAAATTAAGAAAGATGAGATTACTATCTCCGATGACGCTATTTTAGATTTAATTAGATATTATACTAAAGAGTCAGGTGTAAGGTCATTAGAGCGTGAAATAGGAGCATTAACTAGAAAGGCTTTAAAGCAAATTTTAGCTGATAAAAAAATTAAGCATATTTCTATAGATAGCAGTAATTTAGAAGAGTTTTTAGGTGCTAGAAAATATAATTTTGGTCTTGCTGAAAAAAAGGATCAAATAGGTAGTACTACAGGGCTTGCTTATACGGAAGTAGGTGGGGAGCTTTTAACTATTGAAGCGTTATCATTCCCAGGAAAAGGTGAAATCAAAACTACCGGAAAACTTGGTGATGTAATGAAAGAATCAGCAATGGCTGCATATAGCTGTTTTCGAAGTAGAGCGGCTGATTTCGGCTTAAAATATGAAGATTATAAAGATTCTGATATTCATATCCACGTTCCTGCTGGTGCTATTCCAAAAGATGGTCCTTCTGCTGGTTGTGCTTTGTTTACCACCATTGTTTCGTTGATGACTAGAATACTGGTACGCCGCACTGTTGCTATGACTGGTGAGGTTACTTTACGAGGCAATGTTTTACCGATTGGTGGTCTTAAGGAAAAGCTGCTAGCAGCAAGTAGGGGAGGAATTAAGACAGTACTAATTCCGGAAGAAAATGTCAAAGACTTGAAAGACATACCACCGAATATAAGAAGTAGCCTAGAAATTATCCCTGTTTCAAATATTGATCAGGTACTAGAGCATGCATTGACGAAGAAGCCTTAG
- a CDS encoding guanosine polyphosphate pyrophosphohydrolase codes for MNFQTEKAKKIIEESLISFLLVAANIDYNLEQEFTALCLRASDIEFEKKVTFSNGIA; via the coding sequence TTGAATTTTCAAACTGAAAAGGCTAAAAAAATTATAGAGGAAAGTCTAATTAGTTTTTTACTTGTTGCAGCTAATATAGATTATAATCTAGAACAAGAATTTACAGCATTATGTTTGCGAGCTTCTGATATTGAATTTGAAAAAAAAGTAACATTTTCTAATGGTATAGCATAA
- a CDS encoding IS256 family transposase, protein MHQKQNEAMNQAIDLLINNDTDISTLLKEDGLLKQLTKRLVEKALQSEMNNHLGYDKYCHTDSDNVRNGKNVKNLVTNNGVIEIEVPRDRSSTFEPALIPKRQRRIEGFDDKIISLYAKGMSLSDIKIQMQELYGADVSESLISQITDDVIEDVKIWQSRPLDRVYAIVFFDCLVVKVRQDKRIINKSVYVALGIDLSGRKDILGLWISENEGAKFWLGNFTEMKNRGMQDMLIACSDNLTGMSEAIEAVFPKTEHQLCIVHQIRNSLKYVSYKDRKELAADLKPIYTASTEEEAHLALESFEAKWSKQYPQIAKSWYVHWENLMVFLGYPEAIRKVIYTTNSVESVNSQLRKVTKNKRVFPNDNAVFKTLYLAIDYMTKKWAMPIPNWNAAMAHFLIKFEGRI, encoded by the coding sequence ATGCACCAAAAACAAAATGAAGCAATGAATCAAGCGATAGATTTATTAATAAATAATGATACAGATATATCAACATTACTTAAAGAGGATGGTTTATTAAAGCAATTAACCAAACGGCTTGTAGAGAAGGCATTGCAGTCAGAGATGAATAATCACTTAGGATATGATAAATATTGTCATACTGATAGTGATAATGTTCGTAATGGTAAGAATGTAAAGAATCTAGTAACAAATAATGGAGTTATAGAGATTGAGGTTCCAAGGGATAGAAGTAGTACATTTGAACCTGCATTAATTCCAAAGCGTCAAAGACGTATTGAAGGATTTGATGATAAAATAATATCGTTATACGCTAAAGGAATGAGCTTATCTGATATTAAGATTCAAATGCAAGAATTGTATGGAGCTGACGTTAGCGAAAGTTTGATAAGTCAAATTACTGATGATGTAATTGAGGATGTCAAGATATGGCAAAGCCGACCATTGGATCGAGTATATGCTATAGTATTTTTTGACTGTTTAGTAGTAAAAGTACGTCAAGATAAACGAATTATCAATAAGTCTGTATATGTAGCATTAGGTATTGATTTATCTGGCAGGAAGGATATTTTAGGATTGTGGATCAGTGAAAATGAAGGAGCAAAATTTTGGCTTGGTAATTTTACTGAGATGAAGAACAGAGGTATGCAAGACATGCTTATTGCTTGCAGTGATAATTTAACCGGTATGTCTGAGGCGATAGAGGCAGTTTTTCCGAAAACCGAACATCAATTATGTATTGTACATCAGATTAGAAATAGTTTAAAATATGTATCATATAAAGACCGAAAAGAATTAGCGGCTGATTTAAAGCCTATTTATACTGCTAGCACAGAGGAAGAAGCACATCTTGCTTTAGAATCTTTTGAAGCTAAATGGAGTAAACAGTATCCACAAATTGCTAAATCTTGGTATGTTCATTGGGAAAATTTAATGGTTTTTCTAGGATACCCTGAGGCGATAAGGAAAGTAATATACACAACAAATAGTGTAGAATCTGTCAATAGCCAATTACGTAAGGTTACCAAGAATAAACGGGTTTTTCCAAATGATAATGCCGTTTTTAAGACCTTATATTTGGCAATTGATTATATGACCAAGAAATGGGCTATGCCGATTCCAAACTGGAACGCAGCTATGGCTCACTTTTTGATAAAATTTGAAGGTAGAATTTAA
- a CDS encoding transposase encodes MAIAINKTHFHPKRDIKLRNEFIAKIQTITKDKLVYLDESGIEDNACKEYGWSIIGQRCYGEKVYQHKFRISMIAGLCNGNLITPVIFEGNCNTEVFKTYIRDVLITELQPGQTVIMDNINFHKKSLSN; translated from the coding sequence TTGGCTATAGCTATAAACAAAACTCATTTTCATCCGAAAAGAGATATTAAATTAAGAAATGAATTTATAGCAAAGATACAAACCATCACAAAAGACAAATTAGTATATCTTGATGAATCTGGAATAGAGGATAATGCTTGCAAAGAGTATGGATGGAGCATTATAGGACAAAGGTGTTATGGAGAAAAGGTGTATCAACATAAATTTAGAATAAGTATGATAGCTGGTCTTTGTAATGGTAATCTTATTACTCCTGTAATATTTGAAGGTAATTGTAATACAGAGGTCTTTAAAACTTATATTAGGGATGTATTAATTACAGAATTACAACCTGGGCAAACCGTTATTATGGATAACATTAATTTTCATAAAAAGAGTCTTTCTAATTAA
- a CDS encoding IS630 transposase-related protein: MARAYAIELRLRVIKAVEAGIRISKVSKLFNVSRDTIYKWKKLKDKQGTLEAATGYQKGHSHKIKDSESFKEFFKANMNKTSKELAKQWGNIASVTILRQIRKLGYSYKQNSFSSEKRY; encoded by the coding sequence ATGGCACGAGCATATGCAATAGAACTAAGACTAAGAGTTATAAAAGCTGTAGAAGCAGGGATACGAATAAGTAAGGTAAGTAAATTATTTAATGTAAGTCGTGATACTATATATAAATGGAAAAAATTAAAAGATAAGCAAGGTACTTTAGAAGCAGCAACTGGTTATCAGAAAGGACATAGTCATAAGATAAAAGATTCAGAATCTTTTAAAGAATTTTTTAAAGCTAATATGAATAAAACATCAAAGGAGTTAGCAAAGCAATGGGGTAATATTGCATCTGTAACTATTTTAAGACAAATCAGAAAACTTGGCTATAGCTATAAACAAAACTCATTTTCATCCGAAAAGAGATATTAA
- a CDS encoding IS30 family transposase, with protein sequence MMNRKYRHLSREERYEIKRMYDLGVSINKIAQHLTRSKSTISMELKRNKVKGKYMPCVAQEQYKKRMHQQELLKIEKLPILLNYIKNAMIHKKWSPDAIAGKLKLDKNTACCISTESIYRFVYTSPVAAKLKLYSYLPSKRYKRQERGTRHQRIIIPQRISIHQRDAIAMQKLEVGHFEADLTFHKGNQSMNIGVLVDKKSQKIILVLNNSKRAKTVTTGFLKKIKTLPSSVRKTITMDNGKEFVGHLAYRLSGFQTFFCDPYRPRQKALVEKMNSMIHRILPKNTDITTVTQRGLDNIAEILNNMPRKIFGYKTPNEIWAENL encoded by the coding sequence ATGATGAACAGAAAATATAGACACTTATCTCGCGAAGAGAGATATGAAATAAAAAGAATGTATGACCTAGGAGTCAGTATTAACAAGATAGCACAACATCTTACGAGGTCTAAAAGCACTATTAGTATGGAGCTAAAAAGAAATAAAGTAAAAGGTAAGTATATGCCTTGTGTTGCTCAGGAACAATATAAAAAAAGGATGCATCAGCAAGAGTTATTAAAAATAGAGAAGTTACCTATTTTGTTAAATTATATCAAAAATGCTATGATTCACAAGAAATGGTCACCGGATGCTATAGCCGGAAAGTTAAAACTGGACAAAAATACAGCTTGTTGTATCAGTACAGAAAGTATATATAGATTTGTCTACACTTCTCCAGTTGCAGCTAAATTAAAGTTATATAGCTATTTACCGTCTAAAAGATATAAAAGGCAAGAAAGGGGGACAAGGCATCAAAGGATCATTATACCACAAAGGATCTCAATACATCAGCGTGATGCAATAGCAATGCAAAAGCTAGAAGTAGGGCATTTTGAGGCAGATCTTACATTTCATAAAGGTAATCAAAGTATGAATATCGGTGTGCTGGTGGATAAAAAGAGTCAAAAGATTATTTTAGTGCTGAATAACTCCAAAAGAGCTAAAACAGTTACCACTGGGTTTTTAAAAAAGATCAAAACGCTGCCAAGTAGTGTTAGAAAGACTATTACTATGGATAATGGCAAAGAGTTTGTAGGGCATCTTGCTTATAGACTATCTGGGTTTCAAACTTTCTTTTGTGATCCATACCGCCCTAGACAAAAAGCACTAGTGGAGAAAATGAATTCTATGATTCATAGAATTTTACCTAAAAATACAGATATTACAACCGTTACACAAAGAGGTCTTGACAATATTGCTGAGATTTTAAATAACATGCCAAGAAAGATTTTTGGTTATAAAACCCCCAATGAAATTTGGGCAGAAAATTTATAG
- a CDS encoding IS630 family transposase (programmed frameshift) has translation MAKAYSYDLRIRVIKSLTDGKTIKETSEIYSISRKTIIEWKKLKKQTGDVKAKSGYHTGHRRIIRDIEGFKKFIELNFDKTTMELANNWSQKVSASTISRLLNKLGYSYKKTFLHPKRDIGLRNEFILKLKTIDKQDLVFIDESGIEDNSCREYGWSIIGQRCYGEKVYQHKSRISMIAGLCVKDIIAPIIFDGTCNKDIFETYVQEILIKELKAGQIVVMDNINFHKSTKVKTLIESVGCSILFLPTYSPDLNPIEHYWFKIKNEIRKTISNFEHFFDAVYYALKKSLPYRIKLY, from the exons ATGGCAAAGGCATATTCATACGATTTAAGAATACGAGTAATAAAAAGTTTAACAGATGGTAAAACAATAAAAGAGACTTCAGAGATATACTCTATTAGTAGGAAGACTATAATAGAGTGGAAAAAATTAAAGAAACAAACTGGGGATGTCAAAGCAAAAAGTGGTTATCATACAGGACATCGTAGAATAATAAGAGACATAGAGGGATTTAAAAAATTTATAGAATTAAATTTTGATAAAACCACCATGGAGCTAGCTAATAACTGGAGTCAAAAAGTATCTGCAAGTACGATATCAAGATTGCTTAATAAATTAGGTTATAGTTAT AAAAAAACTTTTCTTCATCCCAAAAGGGATATTGGTCTAAGGAATGAGTTTATATTGAAACTAAAAACTATAGATAAACAAGATTTAGTATTTATCGATGAGTCTGGGATAGAAGATAATAGCTGTAGAGAATACGGGTGGAGCATTATCGGTCAAAGATGTTATGGTGAAAAGGTCTATCAACATAAATCACGGATTAGTATGATTGCTGGGCTGTGTGTCAAAGATATTATTGCCCCAATAATATTTGATGGGACATGTAATAAGGACATTTTTGAAACTTATGTACAAGAGATATTGATCAAGGAATTAAAGGCTGGTCAGATAGTAGTAATGGATAATATTAATTTTCATAAAAGTACAAAAGTGAAAACGTTAATTGAATCTGTTGGTTGCAGTATTTTATTTTTACCAACTTACTCTCCTGACTTAAATCCTATTGAGCATTACTGGTTTAAAATCAAGAATGAAATAAGAAAAACTATTTCTAATTTTGAGCACTTTTTTGATGCTGTTTACTATGCTCTTAAAAAATCACTACCTTATCGCATTAAGCTATACTAA